From a single Nicotiana tomentosiformis chromosome 2, ASM39032v3, whole genome shotgun sequence genomic region:
- the LOC138905931 gene encoding uncharacterized protein has translation MEKVKVIKDRLKNSQSRQKSYSGVHHRDLEFKEDDWVFLKVSPIKGKMRFGKKEMSLVHPVFHVSMLKKVIGDLALIILVKTIEVNEELTCEEIPVAIIDRQVRKLRNKEIASVKALW, from the exons ATGGAGAAAGTTAAGGTCATTAAGGATCGGTTGAAAAattctcagagtcgtcagaagtcctattcaggTGTTcatcatagggatttggagttcaaagaagatgattgggtattcttgaaggtttcccccataaaGGGTaaaatgcggtttggtaagaaag AGATGTCATTGgtgcatccggtgtttcatgtatccatgttgaagaaggtaatcGGAGACCTGGCACTCATTATTTTGGttaagactattgaggttaatgaggaattgacttgtgaagagattccagttgccatcattgacaggcaggttcgaaagctgagaaataaagaaattgcctcagtGAAAGCGCTGTGgtga